The segment TTTGTAAAAATTTTTTTGCTATGGCAAATAAATGTGACAATGTAATATTTTTATCTATAACCATACCTTCACATTGCATAAATGCAAAATCGTGTGAAGCGTCTACAGCTTCGTGCCTGAATGTTCTTCCGATAGCTATTCCTGCTATCGGCAAAGATTTATTTTGCATGGCACGAATTTGAATAGGTGATGTATGTGTTCTTAAAAGCATATTTTTTTTGTTTAACCAAAATGTATCATACATGTCTCTAGCGGGATGATTTTCAGGTATATTTAATGCTGTAAAGTTGAAAAAATCAGATTCGACCTCCGGTCCATCAAATAGATCAAAACCCATAGATATAAAAATATTTTCTATCTCTTCAATAAATTGTGAATATGGGTGTTTATGGCCAATTAAATGATTTGGCTCATAAAGTGAAACGTCGAAATTTTGTTTTTTAATTATTTTTGCATTTATTTCTTTTTTTACTAAAATTTCTTTTGCAAAATTTATTGATTCTTCGGTTTGTTTTTTTAATTCATTGAGTCTTGGACCAAATTCTTTTTTTTCTTCAAGAGAAAAATTTTTTATTTGGGCCATAAGATCGGTTATAAAACCTTTCTTACCCAAATATTTAATTTTTATATCTTCAAATTCTCTAGAATCTGAACAATTTGCTAGTTCTATATTTAAACTTTTTCTTATTTCTTCTATTTTATTATCGATATTTGCCATTATATATCCTAAAACAATAAATATTTATTTGGCTTTATTCTGAAATGTTATCATTTTTTTTGATTTTACCCAAATATGTTTTGGTTTTTTTTTAATATGTTGATTTTCTATTTGTAAAAATGATAATATCTTTCTAGAAAGTTTATTTTTCTGGGGGGATTTTATGGATAAATTAAAAAAAGTCTTATTATTTTTTTTATTCTTTTATTTGATTGTTTTTATATCAAAAAATAATAATGCACAATCTTTACCGGTAATTCAGCCGGTTGTTGTTCCTAACGTAATAACTCAAGTTGATACTTCCGGTGTTGCTGTCGGACAGAAAAAAGCATCTGAAATTGGATCTATAGTTCAAGACAATATGGTAAAAAGTGGGCTTATAAATTTACAGGATTTACTATCTACAAATCTTACACAAAAAACTTCTGAAAAATATAAGTTAGACAATTTAACACCGGACTTAAGGGATTTGCATTTGGTAGATATTGTTTCGGCAATCTTAAATAATGATATCGAAAAGCAAAGAGTTTTATTAGATAATATTGTATCTAGTTTTGAATTAAATAAAGTTTTAAATTATATATTTAATAATGATAAGACAGCAATAATGAATTATATTGTAAGTTTGGATAGCGAAAAAATTTTAAAAACTTATTATAACTTATTAAATTTAAATAATATTGACGTAAGTCTAAAAGATATGTTGTTAAATTTGTCTTTAAAATATGGATCTCTTGAAATTCTTACTTCATTGATTGAAAAATGTAAATTTGTTCCCGATGATAAATTGATAGTAAAATATTTTGAAAATATTGCACAAGTTAAAGATATAGATAAAATTCAAAAATTTATAACGGTTATTAAATCGGTTGGT is part of the Candidatus Dependentiae bacterium genome and harbors:
- the pheS gene encoding phenylalanine--tRNA ligase subunit alpha, coding for MANIDNKIEEIRKSLNIELANCSDSREFEDIKIKYLGKKGFITDLMAQIKNFSLEEKKEFGPRLNELKKQTEESINFAKEILVKKEINAKIIKKQNFDVSLYEPNHLIGHKHPYSQFIEEIENIFISMGFDLFDGPEVESDFFNFTALNIPENHPARDMYDTFWLNKKNMLLRTHTSPIQIRAMQNKSLPIAGIAIGRTFRHEAVDASHDFAFMQCEGMVIDKNITLSHLFAIAKKFLQTLFDKKDLDIRIRPGFFPFVEPGVEIDMRCPFCKSGCSVCKQSTWVEVFPGGLIHPNVLKYGGIDSEKYSGFAFGFGLTRLAMLKYGINDIRHFYSGKLKFLEQF